A portion of the Kwoniella newhampshirensis strain CBS 13917 chromosome 1, whole genome shotgun sequence genome contains these proteins:
- a CDS encoding mitochondrial 54S ribosomal protein mL41 gives MRPTSLLSGASRLSLTSKRGNKDYYKGTGQSRVPGGGHRTGPPGVHVVKGKSKYRILDDKVRVFVGPGAKVLEETELRPYVATRDESEQNHQIFYNPFSRTSPSRPRIPSFSPNVQPTESSDRLTNQDFARFSRRYQALNGEKKQALIMDARRKWWEGMSALHGGGSGLTPEVAVEEEGRTKELENRASAAEESISQDQPRA, from the exons ttctcgtctctccctGACGTCGAAACGAGGGAACAAAGACTATTACAAGG GTACTGGTCAGTCACGAGTTCCAGGAGGTGGGCATCGAACAGGACCACCTGGTGTGCATGTCGTGAAGGGGAAGTCGAAGTATAGAATACTCGATGACAAAGTACGAGTCTTCGTCGGACCCGGTGCGAAGGTGCTCGAAGAAACAGAG CTTCGGCCATACGTTGCTACCCGTGACGAATCAGAACAGAACCACCAGATCTTCTACAACCCCTTCTCTCGAACATCTCCATCAAGACCCCGTatcccctctttctcacCAAACGTCCAACCGACAGAATCCAGCGATCGATTGACGAATCAGGATTTCGCGAGATTCTCCAGACGATATCAGGCTTTGAACGGTGAGAAGAAACAGGCTCTGATAATGGATGCGAGGAGGAAATGGTGGGAAGGGATGTCGGCTTTACATGGCGGCGGGTCGGGATTGACACCGGAAGTGgcagtggaggaagaagggagaacGAAAGAGTTGGAAAATAGAGCTTCGGCAGCGGAGGAGAGTATCAGTCAAGACCAGCCTCgtgcttga
- a CDS encoding protein transporter SEC23 encodes MNGNGFEDVEDKDGVRFSWNVWPSSRIEATRTVVPISALYTPLKERDDLPPVLYEPVTCKGSCKAILNPYCQVDVRGKMWICPFCLQRNPFPPHYHQDLSPNNLPPELLPKFTTIEYTLSRPAQIPPIFLYVVDTCVDEDELKALRETLVVSLSLLPPNALVGLITFGTMAMVHELAYADCPKAYVFRGSKDYQPKQIADMLGLNPSNRPIQPMRPGQPLPAPAASKFLMPVQACEFQLTNILEQLQRDPWPVDQDKRPLRCTGVALGVAVSLLESAFPNTGARIMLFAGGPATDGPGLVVGPELREPIRSHHDIDRDSVKHFKRATKYYEGLSKRASTNGHAIDIYAGCLDQVGLLEMKSLTNATNGFMIISDSFMTAIFKQSFLRTLGKDEQGYLKMGFNGTFDVLTTKELKISGVIGHVISANKKSQCVGETEIGIGQTSAWKVCSLTPKTSLATYFEVVTPAGQPLGPNQSGLIQFVTHYQHSSGQYRLRVTTVSRTFQEGGHPSIAASFDQEAAAVLMARIAVFKAEIDDSPDVLRWLDRMLIRLCQKFADYRKEDPTSFQLSPNFSIYPQFMFHLRRSQFLQVFNNSPDETAFYRHVLNDADVNNSLIMIQPTLMSYGFDSEPHPVLLDSVSIRPDVILLLDTFFHILIFHGETVAQWRKANYQEQEDYANFKELLEAPVVDAQELLEDRNPIPRYIVCDQGGSQARFLLSKLNPSTTHMSGNNYGAGPSNGQAIFTDDVSLQVFMEHLKRLAVGASTS; translated from the exons ATGAACGGAAACGGCTTCGAAGACGTCGAAGACAAGGATG GCGTCAGGTTCTCGTGGAACGTCTGGCCATCGAGTCGTATCGAAGCTACGCGTACTGTGGTGCCCATCTCCGCCCTCTATACTCCCCTGAAAGAGAGGGACGACCTGCCTCCTGTGCTGTATGAGCCCGTCACTTGTAAAGGATCATGTAAGGCTATCTTGAACCCTTACTG CCAAGTCGACGTCCGAGGCAAGATGTGGATCTGTCCATTCTGTCTCCAACGAAACCCCTTCCCTCCACACTACCACCAAGATCTCTCACCTAACAACTTACCTCCCGAGCTCCTTCCCAAATTCACGACTATCGAGTACACCCTCTCTCGACCTGCTCAGATCCCgcccatcttcctctacGTGGTCGACACCTgtgtcgatgaggatgagttAAAGGCCCTCAGAGAGACTTTGGTCGTCAGTCTGAGTTTGTTGCCTCCAAACGCTCTTGTCGGTTTGATCACTTTTGGGACTATG GCAATGGTCCACGAACTCGCATATGCCGACTGTCCAAAGGCCTACGTCTTCCGAGGATCGAAGGATTACCAACCCAAGCAGATCGCTGACATGCTTGGTCTTAACCCTTCCAACCGTCCCATCCAACCCATGCGTCCAGGCCAACCCTTACCGGCACCTGCTGCGTCCAAGTTCCTCATGCCAGTTCAGGCGTGTGAGTTCCAGCTCACCAATATCCTCGAACAACTCCAGAGAGATCCCTGGCCCGTGGATCAGGACAAAAGACCATTGAGATGTACCGGTGTCGCTTTGGGTGTAGCTGTTTCCCTTCTCGAG TCTGCCTTCCCCAACACTGGCGCCAGAATCATGCTCTTCGCGGGTGGTCCCGCTACCGATGGCCCTGGTCTTGTTGTCGGACCTGAGCTGAGAGAGCCTATCCGATCGCACCACGACATTGACCGAGACAGCGTCAAGCACTTCAAGAGGGCTACCAAG TATTACGAGGGCCTTTCAAAGCGTGCATCGACCAATGGTCACGCCATCGACATCTACGCGGGATGTTTGGATCAAGTCGGTCTTCTTGAGATGAAGTCACTCACAAACGCCACGAACGGTTTCATGATCATCTCCGATTCATTCATGACCGCTATCTTCAAGCAGAGTTTCTTGCGAACTCTCGGAAAAGACGAGCAGGGATACCTGAAGATGGGTTTCAACGGAACATTCGACGTTTTG ACTACCAAAGAGCTCAAGATCTCAGGTGTCATCGGCCATGTCATATCTGCCAACAAAAAGTCACAGTGCGTCGGCGAAACCGAGATCGGTATAGGTCAGACGTCTGCTTGGAAGGTGTGCTCTCTCACGCCCAAGACATCTCTTGCTACGTATTTCGAAGTCGTCACTCCCGCTGGCCAACCTCTCGGACCCAACCAGTCAGGTCTCATTCAATTTGTTACCCACTACCAACACTCTTCCGGTCAGTATCGACTTCGAGTCACCACCGTGTCCCGTACTTTCCAGGAGGGCGGTCACCCATCTATTGCGGCATCGTTCGACCAAGAAGCCGCTGCGGTTCTCATGGCTCGTATCGCTGTCTTCAAGGCCGAGATCGACGACAGTCCAGACGTGCTTCGATGGTTGGATCGAATGCTCATCCGACTATGTCAGAAGTTCGCGGATTACAGAAAGGAAGACCCGACGAGCTTCCAACTCAGTCCAAACTTCTCCATCTACCCTCAATTCATGTTCCACCTGCGACGAAGTCAATTCTTGCAGGTCTTCAACAATTCGCCCGATGAGACTGCTTTCTACCG ACACGTATTGAACGACGCGGACGTGAACAACTCGCTCATCATGATACAACCCACCCTCATGTCTTATGGCTTCGACTCGGAACCTCATCCCGTTCTCCTCGATTCCGTGTCGATTCGACCGGAtgtcatccttctcctcgacactttcttccacatcctcatcttccacgGAGAGACTGTTGCTCAATGGCGAAAAGCCAACTatcaagagcaagaagactATGCCAATTTCAAAGAACTCCTCGAGGCGCCCGTTGTCGATGCTCAGGAGTTGTTGGAGGACCGAAACCCAATCCCACGATATATCGTTTGcgatcaaggtggaagtCAAGCGAGATTCTTGCTCAGCAAGCTCAACCCTTCGACAACGCACATGTCTGGTAACAACTATGGTGCGGGACCTTCCAATGGTCAAGCGATCTTCACGGACGATGTCAGTTTGCAAGTGTTTATGGAGCATCTCAAAAgactg GCTGTTGGTGCTTCGACCAGCTAG